A genomic stretch from Mya arenaria isolate MELC-2E11 chromosome 10, ASM2691426v1 includes:
- the LOC128206998 gene encoding coiled-coil domain-containing protein 43-like, producing the protein MAASMSPYETWLSKKLLSLNPDTDTEIFVSYITGIIEEDSPEDEKRESVLDLIEQVVEENQTNVVDEIFKKWEEINGQMSETPSQQKSNELTEHLACILEKQKIEGVKQHEKTEEEIARKKAILAQYGHVSSGDEAESEEEYVDHTGTGDLLEFKNVNSEQVKMNEIEMREKSKQESDSKREKDKQDREAQKQKSKDRKEGEKKRTQKGERRR; encoded by the exons ATGGCAGCGTCCATGAGCCCATATGAGACTTGGCTCTCGAAAAAGCTGCTTTCACTCAACCCAGACACTGATACAGAGATTTTTGTTTCGTACATAACCGGGATAATTGAGGAAGATAGCCCTGAAGATGAAAAACGCGAGTCAGTTCTCGATTTAATAGAACAAGTGGTG GAGGAAAACCAGACAAATGTTGTGGATGAAATTTTCAAGAAATGGGAAGAAATCAATGGTCAGATGTCCGAGACACCGAGCCAACAGAAATCAA ATGAACTAACTGAACATCTGGCATGTATTCTGGagaaacaaaaaatagaagGTGTAAAACAACATGAGAAAACGGAGGAAGAAATAGCTAGGAAGAAAGCCATACTAGCACAGTATGGTCATGTATCTAGTGGCGACGA AGCTGAGAGTGAAGAAGAATATGTTGACCATACAGGCACAGGCGACT TACTTGAATTCAAAAACGTTAATTCCGAACAAGTGAAAATGAACGAAATCGAGATGCGAGAAAAATCGAAGCAGGAATCGGATAGCAAACGTGAAAAAGACAAACAGGATCGGGAGGCGCAAAAACAAAAGTCCAAGGATCGAAAAGAGGGAGAGAAAAAACGAACACAGAAAGGCGAGCGACGAAGATGA